In the Malaclemys terrapin pileata isolate rMalTer1 chromosome 12, rMalTer1.hap1, whole genome shotgun sequence genome, one interval contains:
- the OXA1L gene encoding mitochondrial inner membrane protein OXA1L, with protein MAPDCIEDMVRAHKKYGCARFARASHIAQRLLRGGRVVLGLCPAGDGSFPANMAACAAARRGWRRLGPSGLVPLLRGLHTQIHRSTAPPAWHHGNTPRGAPLCPRLALLLPPARSQSSTAQVLPPVAAPPPALGGAVPGAELAEVPELRLAELGLDSYTPVGLIQKLLEFLHADLGLPWWGAIVAGTVVARCLVFPLIVKGQREAVKLNNHLPEITRLTQCMQDAKRSGNQFEFSKSYSELNLYQKAHDVNPMRGFLVPLVQAPIFISFFIALREMATLPVPSMQSGGLAWFVDLTAADPLYILPVVVTSTMWLILELGVESGVDNPNLKVMKTVFRVMPLVILPLTISFPTAIFTYWLTSNLFSLVQVGLLRVPAVRTRLRIPDRVQHDPALLPPRKGFVQSLRAGWKDAQLAQQLQERERRIKNHLDMAAKGPLRQTFSHNPLQQKEGGAGGASSSPRPKRPWQDTLG; from the exons ATGGCGCCTGACTGTATCGAAGACATGGTGCGTGCCCATAAAAAATATGGCTGCGCTCGCTTCGCCAGAGCATCGCATATAGCACAGCGCTTGCTCAGAGGCGGGCGCGTGGTGCTGGGTCTTTGCCCGGCCGGGGACGGCTCCTTCCCCGCGAACATGGCGGCGTGCGCGGCGGCGAGACGGGGCTGGCGCCGGCTGGGACCCTCGGGGCTCGTCCCGCTCctcagggggctccacacgcag ATCCACAGGAGCACGGCCCCCCCCGCCTGGCACCATGGAAACACCCCACGTGGGGCCCCCCTGTGCCCCCGacttgccctgctgctgcccccggcCCGGAGCCAGAGCAGCACAGCCCAg GTGCTGCCTCCTGtggctgccccgcccccagccctggggggtgCAGTGCCCGGGGCAGAGCTGGCGGAGGTGCCAGAGCTCAGGCTGGCGGAGCTGGGGCTCGACTCCTACACGCCCGTGGGGCTGATCCAGAAGCTGCTGGAGTTCCTGCACGCCGACCTGGGGCTGCCCTGGTGGGGCGCCATTGTGGCCG GCACGGTGGTGGCGCGCTGTCTGGTGTTCCCACTCATCGTGAAAGGGCAGCGGGAAGCCGTCAAGCTGAACAACCACCTGCCCGAGATCACCCGGCTCACGCAGTGCATGCAGGACGCCAAGCGCTCCGGCAACCAGTTTGAAT tctccAAGTCATATTCGGAATTGAATCTGTACCAGAAGGCCCATGACGTCAATCCCATGCGGGGGTTCCTGGTGCCGCTGGTCCAG GCCCCTATCTTTATCTCGTTTTTCATCGCCCTGCGAGAGATGGCCACCCTGCCCGTGCCCAGCATGCAGAGCGGCGGCCTGGCATGGTTCGTGGATCTGACAGCGGCTGACCCCCTCTACATCCTGCCCGTCGTCGTCACCAGCACCATGTGGCTTATCCTGGAG CTGGGGGTGGAGTCTGGGGTGGACAACCCCAACCTGAAGGTGATGAAGACGGTTTTCCGGGTGATGCCACTGGTGATCCTGCCGCTGACCATCAGCTTCCCCACG GCCATCTTCACCTACTGGCTGACGTCCAACCTGTTCTCCCTGGTGCAGGTCGGGCTCCTGCGGGTCCCGGCCGTCCGCACCCGGCTCCGCATCCCCGACCGCGTCCAGCACGACccggccctgctgcccccgcGCAAGGGCTTTGTCCAGAGCCTGCGGGCCG GCTGGAAGGACGCCCAGCTGgcccagcagctgcaggagcgTGAGCGGCGGATCAAGAACCACCTGGACATGGCCGCGAAAG gacccctgcgcCAGACCTTCTCCCACAACCCCTTGCAGCAGAAGGAGGGCGGGGCTGGCGGCGCTAGCTCCAGCCCCCGCCCGAAGAGGCCCTGGCAGGACACACTGGGCTGA